From the Micromonospora echinofusca genome, the window TCTGGTTCGGCGCGGTCAGCAAGGGCTTGGTGGTCATCACGGTCCCGTCAGTCGTGCCCGTGGCCGGGGACGCCGTGGCCGGCGTCGGCGGTCGGGGAGCTCGTGGCGGCGGGGGTGCCCGCCGTCGGGGTGCCCGTCGCGGCCGGGACACCCGGCGTGGTCGGACTGCCGGCGACGACGGTGAACTCGGCGGTACGCACCACGCCGCCGTGCTTGAAGTCCAGGTAGAGGCGGTAGGCCCCGGCCGACGGCATCTCCGCCGAGAAGCTCACCTCGGGGCCGGGCCGCGTCCGCCCGTCGCCCGGCTCGCCGTGCGGGTGCACGTGCAGGTACGCCAGGTCGCCCTGGCGCAGCGCCACCAGGTGGCCGTACGCGCCCAGGTAGGGCTCCAGGTCGGTGACCGGCGCGCCGCCTCGGCTCACGCTCAGGGTCAGCTCGGCGGTGCGCCCGGGCTGCGGGGCGCCGGCGAGGGTGACGGTGTAGCCGTCGACCGTGGTGCTGGTCGCCGGGGCAGGCAGGGGCCGCCCGGTCAGCGCGCCGGGAACGGTCACGTCGACGCCCAGGGTCAGCGCCTCGCCCCCGGTCGGGGTGAAGTCGGCGAACGCCCGCCAGACGCCCGGCCCGGCGAGCGGCGAGTCGACCCGCCAGGTGCCGTCCGGCGCCATCTCGGGGTGCACGTGCCGAAAGCCGGAGAGGTCGCGGCGGGCCACGATCAGGTGCATGCGCTTGTCGTGCGCCACGTCGTACGCGGTCACCGCCCGGCCGTCCGGACCGGTGACCTGGAAGGCGAACTGCCCGGCCGGGGCGTCCACCGGACGCAGGGTGTACCCGCGGTCGGAGACCAGCAGCCCGCCGGGCAGGTGGGCCGCCGCGCCGTTGTCGCCCGCGTGTCCGGCTCCGCCGTCGTCGCCGTGCCCCCCGCCGGCGTCGTGCGGGGCCTCGGCGGGCGGCGACACGGGGTCGGCCACCCGACCGACCCCGTACGTCGCGCCGAACACCACCGCGAGGCCGAGGGCGAAACCGCTCAGCTTCGTCGCCGTGTTCATGGTGTGCCTCGTCTTCCCCGTGCCCGCTCTCAGGCGCCGACGAGGTCGTAACCGGCCTCGTCGACGGCGGAGCGCACGGTGTCGGTGTCCAACGGGCCCTCGCTGGTGACGGTGACCCGACCGGCGGCGACGTCGACCTGGACGTCGCTGACGCCCTGGATCGCGCCGACCTCGTTGCTGACCGCGGTGGCGCAGTGCCCGCAGGTCATGCCCTGCACCTGGTACGTGGTGGTGATCATGGAACTCTCTCCTCTCGACGCCCCCAGCCTATACCCCCCAGGGGTAATACGGAGGCATTCGACTGCCCGTGCGGCGTACCGGTACCCGGTGGGGGTATCTCGGACACGGAGGACCGTACCATACCCCCGAGGGGTACGTTATCCTCGACCTCATGACCACACCGACGCCCACCCCGACCAGGGGCTACACCGCCACCAAGGACCAGCTGCTCGCGCGGCTGCGCCGCGTCGAGGGGCAGGTCCGTGGCATCGAGAAGATGGTCGACGACGACCGCTACTGCATCGACGTGCTCACCCAGATCTCCGCGATCCAGGCCGCCCTGGACAAGGTCGCGCTCGGTCTGCTCGACGGCCACGCGCGGCACTGCATGCACGAGGGCGCGGCCGAGGGCCGGGCCGACGAGATGGCCACCGAGATGATGGCCGCCGTCGGCCGCCTGATGAAGCGCGGCTGACCGCCGGCAGGTCCTTCATCCGTCGGCACACCGGGTCCACCCGACGGGCTCCTCCCGGCGAGGTCCGGCTGCGGCGCCCCGGCGCCCCCGGCCGGGGACGGTCGCGGCGTCCCGGCGCCCCCGGGTCGGGGACGCCGGGACGTGCGGGTCAGAACCGGCCGAGGATCTTGCGCATCGTGTCGATCTCCGCCTGCTGGGTGCTGGCGATCTGCTGGGCCAGGGCCTTGGCCTCCGCGTTCACGCCCCGGGCCAGCTCGTCGCGGGCCATGGTGATGGCGCCCTCGTGGTGGGCGATCATCATGGTCAGGAACTGCCGGTCGAACTCCCGGCCGGTGGCGGCCGCCAGCTTCGTCATGTCGGCGTCGGACATCATGCCGGGCATGCCGTGGTCCATGTGGGGCATCCCGCCCGGCGACGGCACCGGCCGACCCCAGGCCGCCAACCAACCGCTCATCGTGGCGATCTCGGGCGCCTGGGCGGCCTTGATCTCCGCGGCGAGCCGCTTGACCTCCGGGTCCGCCGCCCGCGTCGGCGCCAGGTCGGCCATCTCCACCGCCTGCCGGTGGTGCGGAATCATCATCTGGGCGAACATCGCGTCGGCGTCGCCGAACGCGGCCGCACCGGTGGCGGTGGCCGCCGGCCCGCCGGTGCCGGGGGTGCCGTGCCCCGCGCCCGGCGACGAGTGGTCGTCGCCGCCGCAGGCGGCGAGGGCGAGGGCGGTGGTGACCGCGACGCCGGCCAGGACGGCACGGCGCGCGAGGGTACGAGTGGTCATGGTGGACCCTTTCGGAGTCGGAACGTACGCGGCACGACGAGGACGCGGAACGGCGTGCAGCCGCACCCGCGTCGAACGCGTCCTACCTGCGCAGCACCGAGACCGTGGCGAGCCGCAGACCGACCGGCCGGGGCGGCGGGGCCCGGGGCGGCGGGAAGGCGCCGGCCGAACCGCCCCGGGTCGGGCCGACGGCGCGTACGCGGACCGACAACAGCGCCGCCAGCAGCAGCGCGGCCGCGAACGC encodes:
- a CDS encoding DUF305 domain-containing protein → MTTRTLARRAVLAGVAVTTALALAACGGDDHSSPGAGHGTPGTGGPAATATGAAAFGDADAMFAQMMIPHHRQAVEMADLAPTRAADPEVKRLAAEIKAAQAPEIATMSGWLAAWGRPVPSPGGMPHMDHGMPGMMSDADMTKLAAATGREFDRQFLTMMIAHHEGAITMARDELARGVNAEAKALAQQIASTQQAEIDTMRKILGRF
- a CDS encoding heavy-metal-associated domain-containing protein produces the protein MITTTYQVQGMTCGHCATAVSNEVGAIQGVSDVQVDVAAGRVTVTSEGPLDTDTVRSAVDEAGYDLVGA
- a CDS encoding metal-sensitive transcriptional regulator, with the translated sequence MTTPTPTPTRGYTATKDQLLARLRRVEGQVRGIEKMVDDDRYCIDVLTQISAIQAALDKVALGLLDGHARHCMHEGAAEGRADEMATEMMAAVGRLMKRG